The DNA region CCGAGGCTCATGTGGTCGGTGTTGATGACCACGGCGTCGGGTGCGGGGCGCAGCGGTGCCACATGACGGGTGCTATCACGCTGGTCGCGTGCCTCCATGTCCAGCTTGACCTGCTCGAAGGAGATGTTGATGCCGCGCTCCAGCAGCTCTTTGTGGCGACGGCGGGCGCGCTCGTCCAGCGAGGCTGTCAGGAATATCTTCACCTCCGCTTTGGGGAAGACCACCGTACCGGTATCGCGCCCCTCGGCAACAGTGCCCCCCTGCCTTCCGAATTCGCGCTGCCAGTCCAGCAGGATCTCGCGCACTTCGGGAATGGCGGAAATCGGCGATGCCAGGTTCCCCACCTCCGGCGCGCGGATAGCGTCCGTCACGTCCTCGCCATCCACCAGCACCCGTTGCTCGCCGTTGTGTTGTTGCAGCTCCACCCGCGTTTCGCGCGTCATCTCGATGATATACCGGGTATCCTGTGGACGCAAGCCACGCTGCATTGCTTTCCACGCCAGCGCCCGGTAGAGTGCGCCTGTGTCCAGATACCGATAGCCCAGTGCCTGTGCCACACGCTTCGCCACACTGCTTTTGCCTGCGCCAGCTGGACCGTCGATGGCGATGACCATCTGCTTCATCTCGCGCCTCCTCGTAACTCTTCAAGCTTCTCAAAGAAGCTGGGGAAGGTCTTTTGCACGCACTCTGGCTCGGCGATAATGATGCCCGGCACGCGCAACCCGATGATGGAGAAGGCCATCGCGATGCGGTGGTCATTGTACGTCTGCACCGTGCCCGGCTGCGGCGTGCCCGGATAGATGGTTAACCCGTCGATATGTTCTTCCACATCGATGCCCAGCCTTCGCAGCTCGGTGGCAACCGCACTCACGCGGTTGCTTTCCTGATAGCGGGCGTGCTCCACTCCGCGGATTCGGGTGGGGCTATCGGCGAAGGGCGCAACTACCGCCAGCGTGATAAAAGTGTCCGAGATGTCCGACATGTCTGCATCTACCCCACGCAGCGCGTCAGTACCGCTGACCTCTATTCCATCGGGCAGCCAGCGCACCAAACAGCCCATCTGCTGCAGGATTTCCACAAAGCGGATGTCACCCTGCAGGGAAGCCCTGTTCAATCCCCGCACACAAACGCGCCCGCCGGTTATCGCCGCCGCCGCCAAGAAGTAGGAAGCGGCTGTGGCATCGGGTTCTACGGCGTAGGTTGCGTCTCCTGTCAGATGGTATCGTTGGGGGGCAGGGACCACAATGCGAGTGCGCTCCTTTTCCCATTGCGCGTCTACGCCAAATTGCCGCATCATCCTGAGGGTCATCTGTACGAAAGGGGCAGATACCAGCTCGCCCTCGATCTGTATGGTCACAGGCTGTCTGGCGCAGGGAGCCACCATCATCAGCGCAGACAGAAATTGGCTGCTCATATTGCCACGCACCGATACGCTCCCTCCTGTCAGCCCACGCGCCCGAACCATCACGGGAGGGCATCCTGTGCCCAACTCGGAAGTCGCTTCTGCCCCCAGTGCGTTCAGGGCGTCGAGCAGCGGCTGAATGGGACGCTGGCGCATGCGTTCTGTGCCGTCCAGCCGATAGGTTCCCTCACCCAGCGCCGCCATAGCCGTCAGGAACCTCGCCGCCGTGCCTGCGTTGGCAATCCAGAGGTCTGCTTGAGAGGCGGGTATCTTACCGCCTGCACCGAGCACTGTCAGCGTCTCAGGGTCTGGTCGCTCAACCACGAAGCCCAATCGCCGCAGGCTCTCCTGCATAACCTGCGTGTCCTCCGAGTGGAGGGCGTGTGCAATAGTTACCTGCTGGTCACACAGCGCCGCCAGCAACAGCGCACGGTTGGTGATGCTTTTGGAACCGGGCAGTTGTACGCAGGCGTCAGGTGGAGAGGAGAGGGGGATGATTTCGCGTACCATGCTCATAGTCCGAAAGCCTGTCGCAGCATCCGTGCTTCGGTAAAGAGGCGCTGGATGGTCTCCGCGTCCTCACTCTCGATAGCAGAACGCACCTCCTGCAGCTGCCCCGCGAACTCGTCAATCGCCCAGAGCACGTGTTCGCGGTTGTGCAGAAAGATGTCGCGCCAGAGGTCGGGGGAGCTGGCAGCGACTCGTGTGCCGTCACGGAAGCTGCCTCCGATGAGCTGGGGATAAGGCGCATTCTCCGCCACATGCACCAGAGCCAGCGCCACCGCGTGTGGCAGGTGGCTGGTCAGAGCCACTGCGCGGTCGTGCTCGTCGGGGTCGGCGATGAGCACGCGAGCTCCCACTCCCTCCGCCAGCGCGGTGACCCTCTGCAAGGCATCGTGTGAGGTTTTCTCGTTGGGCGTTAGCGCCCACGTAGTGCCTTCGAACAGGTCGGCGCGTGCATTCTGCACTCCGGTCTGTTCAGACCCTGCCATGGGGTGCCCTCCGACGAAACGCCCGCCCAGCAGGTCGGTTGCCTGTTGCACGATGCCGCTCTTGACGGAGCCAACGTCGGTCACCACGCACCGTTCGGGGAGCCACTGGAGGCACAGCTTGATGGTGGGCACGATGAGCCCGACCGGTGTGCATACCACCACCATGTCCGCACCAGTGACGCCTTCCTGCAGCGAAGTCGTGGCTTCTTCGATTGCGCCCGCCTGCAAAGCCGTTTTCAGCCGCTCCGCGCTGCGTCCCACGCCCACCACATGCTTCGCCAGTCCGCGCTGGCGGGCTGCCAGCCCAATGGAGCCGCCAATCAACCCGACCCCGATGATGCACAGCCGTTCGCAAATCGCTTCCGCCATGCTATCCTCCTAGATGCTTCTTCCCACTGCAGACGCAACGGCACGCAGCCTCTGCATCATCTCTTCGAACGCCTCGAAGCGCAAGGACTGCGGTCCGTCCTTCAGCGCGCGTTCGGGCTGCGGGTGCACTTCCACTATAATGCCATCTGCGCCCGCCGCAATCGCCGCTGCCGCTATGGGGGGCACGAGACTTGCCTTGCCTGTGCCATGTGAGGGGTCCGCGATTACAGGCAGGTGCGAGATCTCCTTTGCAACGGGAATGGCGTTGATGTCGAAAGTGTTGCGGGTGTAGGTTTCAAAGGTGCGGATACCCCGCTCGCACAGGATGATATTGTAGTTGCCTCGTGAGGCGATGTACTCCGCCGCCTGCATCCACTCCTCGATCAGGGACGCCCAGCCGCGCTTGAGTAACACGGGCATATTGGTGTTGCCAATCTCCTTCAGCAGGGCGAAGTTGGTCATATTGCGCGTGCCCACCTGAAAGATGTCGGTATACTGCGCGACCAGTTCTACATCGCGCGTGTCCATTACCTCCGTGATGATGGGCAATCCCGTCTCTTCGCGTGCGGCGGCAAGCAGTTTGAGACCTTCCTCGCCCATGCCCTGAAACGAGTAGGGAGAGGTGCTGGGCTTATACGCGCCGCCGCGCAGGATGTGCGCACCCATCCGTTTGACAAATCGAGCCGTTTCCATCAGCTGCTCTTCCGACTCGATGGTGCAGGGACCTGCCATTATCGTCAGGCGATTGCCCCCGATTTGCACCCCCCTGACGTTGATGACGGTACCCTCCGGTCGGAAAGGACGCCCGACCAGCTTGTAGGGTTTGGAGATAATGATAACCTGTTCTACATAAGGCAGCGCGTAAAACTGTTCGGAAAGCGTCGCCTTCTCCGCGTCCATGACGCCGATACAGCCGATGATGGTGCGCTCGACGCCGCGCGACACGTGCGCGCCAAACCCGCGCGCCTTGATGTTCTCTGTCAGCTCTTCGATGTCTTGTTCTGTCGCATGGGGTTTCAGTACGATAATCAAGTTAGCGATACGCCTCCTTAAGCATACTGATGTAAGGACTGGTGAAGGAATTATACAGGAGTGAGGGGGGAATCGTCAACCGCTAGCCCAGCACCGGCAGGGGTGATGACGGATACACCCCCTTTCCAACCCCGTGAGGGCGAGGCTCCCACCGAGCCGTTGCAGAGCTTTTACGAGTGCGCCCGCATCCACCACAGCGCAGGAGATCGCTTTGGTCGCTGCGCTCCCTCGCAAGAACACAGGGCGCAACCTTTGGCGAGATTCGAGAAATTTTTCCCACCCCCCCGCAAAAACGGTGAGGGTGTTCGATAAATCGCCTCGCGGCTTGTTCCAGCGACTGAAGCGACACTTTCCTGTCATGCTGAGCGCAAGCGAAGCATCTCAGCACCTCAGAAGAGATTCTTCGCTTCGCTCAGAATGACAGATGATGTCGCTTTGTGTCGCCAACTCTGCGAGACTATTGCAATTGCCTGACCCCTACCACTTCTCGAACACCCTCAAAAACGCTTGACAACCATGTAGGAAGGTGCTATACTGTAGCCAGTAGCGCATCTCCCGTAGTGTGGACGAAAATTTCCAGACGGCTTTTCATCACAACACCACAAAGGAGGGTGCTCACAAAATGTTACGACGATTTGCTTGCCTGCGCACACTGGCTACTGTGTGCATCTTCAGCTTCGTTATGAAGGATAGAATACTGAATTTTGCAGTACTACGGGGGCGGGAATAAAGCTACTTCTTAAGAAATACTTAATGCACGCGTTACATGCGGCAATGTGGACTGTGCTTGCTATTTGCGTCATGGTTCCACCTCTCCAATCCCAGGCTCAAGGCAGATGGGTTAAGCATTACGAAGCACAAGGTTCCACTGTATATGACCTTTCTCCACGTCCTCCCTATGGTAACTGGCCGGTAGTGTATCACTGGAGCAACCACGGCTGGCCTCTGCCTTGGACACCCATTCTGTCCTATAGCTCAAATACAGACTTTAGCGCTCGTGCCGACGGTACGGTAACCGCAGTATGGCAGTGGCTTGACGCTAACGGCAATCCCGCACCGAACCCGCCGACAAGGGTTTACCTCACGATTACAGCTGGTGCGGGGTGGGGGCTGGGCTGGGGGCCCTTAGGAGCCTCGGCGCCCTCCTTATTTGCCCATTCTGCCGACAATGGATGGGGGGCGCCTTACCGATGGCAGTACCATCCGGGGCAATCAGCGACGGGAAATTCGTGGGGCGTGTATTTGATCCAGCGTACACCGGTGATACAAAACGGTATCGCCGAAATCCGTGTCTCTGCCACGTTGGACTCCCAGATACATGGACACTGCCCAGCAAACCAGTATGGTCAGGTTTATGCCAGTGCAAGCTTCGCCGTAGACGAGGATACTCGTGGGGCGGTGATTACCAGCACTCTGGACCCTACCTACCATCGTGAGGTTCAGGTTGTCAATGGACAGACCCAGCCTGTGCGTGTATTGAATCTACCGGATAACGTCGGTACCATGTATGGTGACACGCTAGCCCCAATTTGCTATGGCATGGATGCCCGGACAGTCGTAGACTACCGCGTCGCCCCGTTTGGGGTGTGGGGCGGTGATAGCTATTACCATTGGTATAGTTCCCTCACTGGCGCCTACGACGAGGGAACGTGGATGCCGACGCCGGTGGAGCCCTTCTCGGTAACCTACGTTGCGACAAATCTGCT from Bacillota bacterium includes:
- the cmk gene encoding (d)CMP kinase, encoding MKQMVIAIDGPAGAGKSSVAKRVAQALGYRYLDTGALYRALAWKAMQRGLRPQDTRYIIEMTRETRVELQQHNGEQRVLVDGEDVTDAIRAPEVGNLASPISAIPEVREILLDWQREFGRQGGTVAEGRDTGTVVFPKAEVKIFLTASLDERARRRHKELLERGINISFEQVKLDMEARDQRDSTRHVAPLRPAPDAVVINTDHMSLGEVVEEVLRICRARFTNEAPPST
- the aroA gene encoding 3-phosphoshikimate 1-carboxyvinyltransferase codes for the protein MSMVREIIPLSSPPDACVQLPGSKSITNRALLLAALCDQQVTIAHALHSEDTQVMQESLRRLGFVVERPDPETLTVLGAGGKIPASQADLWIANAGTAARFLTAMAALGEGTYRLDGTERMRQRPIQPLLDALNALGAEATSELGTGCPPVMVRARGLTGGSVSVRGNMSSQFLSALMMVAPCARQPVTIQIEGELVSAPFVQMTLRMMRQFGVDAQWEKERTRIVVPAPQRYHLTGDATYAVEPDATAASYFLAAAAITGGRVCVRGLNRASLQGDIRFVEILQQMGCLVRWLPDGIEVSGTDALRGVDADMSDISDTFITLAVVAPFADSPTRIRGVEHARYQESNRVSAVATELRRLGIDVEEHIDGLTIYPGTPQPGTVQTYNDHRIAMAFSIIGLRVPGIIIAEPECVQKTFPSFFEKLEELRGGAR
- a CDS encoding prephenate dehydrogenase, which translates into the protein MAEAICERLCIIGVGLIGGSIGLAARQRGLAKHVVGVGRSAERLKTALQAGAIEEATTSLQEGVTGADMVVVCTPVGLIVPTIKLCLQWLPERCVVTDVGSVKSGIVQQATDLLGGRFVGGHPMAGSEQTGVQNARADLFEGTTWALTPNEKTSHDALQRVTALAEGVGARVLIADPDEHDRAVALTSHLPHAVALALVHVAENAPYPQLIGGSFRDGTRVAASSPDLWRDIFLHNREHVLWAIDEFAGQLQEVRSAIESEDAETIQRLFTEARMLRQAFGL
- the aroF gene encoding 3-deoxy-7-phosphoheptulonate synthase, whose amino-acid sequence is MIIVLKPHATEQDIEELTENIKARGFGAHVSRGVERTIIGCIGVMDAEKATLSEQFYALPYVEQVIIISKPYKLVGRPFRPEGTVINVRGVQIGGNRLTIMAGPCTIESEEQLMETARFVKRMGAHILRGGAYKPSTSPYSFQGMGEEGLKLLAAAREETGLPIITEVMDTRDVELVAQYTDIFQVGTRNMTNFALLKEIGNTNMPVLLKRGWASLIEEWMQAAEYIASRGNYNIILCERGIRTFETYTRNTFDINAIPVAKEISHLPVIADPSHGTGKASLVPPIAAAAIAAGADGIIVEVHPQPERALKDGPQSLRFEAFEEMMQRLRAVASAVGRSI